GGCCCTTCGATGCGACGGCGGCCTTGCGCTGCGGCACGACGTAGCCGGTCGCATTGAGCTGCGTGTCGTTCTGGTACGGGTAGGCGGACGTGACGGACGTGGTTTCGACGGTCGGCCGGCCGGTGAGCGCAATGCCGGCGACGATCGCGACGACGACGAGCGCGGTGGCGGCCACATAGCGTACCCACCGGCGCCGGCGGGGCGCCGGTGCGATCGGACGCCGGTCGATTTTCAGTTTGTCCAGATTGTGATCGGGCAATTTGAGCGCCTCGAGACGGCGGCGGTCTGGCGACGGCCGCGATCCGGTTTCCGGGGAAAGGGACGGATGGACGCCAGTATAAGCGTCGTCCCGATGGCGCGCGAGCCGGTTTGCAGCGCTGCCGTGGCGGCCGCCGCAGCGGCTACGGACATGGGAATACGCGTGCTCCCCCGGGGAAACCCGAGGGACGCAAGCAACGTGTCAACTTGCCGCGAACACGATGCGTTATGGAACCAGTGCGTCAGGTTTTGTCGCGACGGAACGGCGAAAGCCGGCCTCGCGGCCTGGGGCTCCGATGCGAATGCCTCGCATCTTTACCTACCGGTACGTTTGATTTTTTCTCCGCTAAAGGAAGAACAATGAAGAAGACGCTCGCTTCGATCATCGCCGCAGCATTCGCACTCGCATCGGTTTCGGCATTCGCACAGGCGTCCGCGCCGGCAGCCGACACGTCGGCAGCTGCTCCGGCACCGGCCAAGAAGGATCACAGCAAGCCGAAGCACCAGCTGAAGCACCACGGTTCGGCCAAGGGCAAGGCGAAGGCCGCCGCCGCTTCGGCAGCCGGCACGAACGACGCAGGCGCAGCAAACTAAGCGCTTCGCCCGGGGCCGGCACCGCCGGCCGCCCGTCGCGAGACCCCGCATGTTTCGGCATGCGGGGTTTTGTTTTTTCAGGCGTCGCGTTCGCCGGGCAGCGGCGCTGACGACGGCGGTGGCGTACGCATCGCATCGACCACCGCGCGCATGCGCCGCCAGTGCGAACCTTCCCAGAACACGCGCCGGCACACGTCGCACGCGGCGAAACGGCGGTGCCGCTGCCGGACGCCGTCCGGCACACGCGGCGCGGCGGCGGCCGCGTCGAGCGGATGTAGCGGCGCGTTGCAGCGCAGGCACAGCCGGAACGGCCGCATGTGCGGTGCGAGATCGAGCCGCTCGAACAGTTCGCGCAACTGGTCGGCCGGCTGCAGCGCGTGCAGGTAGCAGCCGCGCACGACCGCGCGCCGCTTGAGCAGTTCGCGGTCGCGGGTCAGCACGATCCGGCCCTCCCGCGTGGCCAGCGCCGCGAGCTCGTCGTCGCGGTAGTGGTTGTCGTAGCAGGTGTCGAAGCCCGCGAGGCGCAGCAGTTGCGCGAGGCCGCCGAGATGCGCGTCGGCGACGAAGCGCCACGGCGCCGCTTGCGGCGCGGTTGCACCGTTCGCCACCGGCTGCGCGCGTTCCGGAAAGGCTTCGACGCGGTGGCCGTCGCCGAGCGGCTGGTCGAGCGCGGCCGGCGCGTCGTTCACGTAAAGCCGGCCGATTTCGGTATGCGGGACGCCAAGCGCCTCGATCGCGTGCTTCACCGTCGCGTCGCGCGCACACGCCTGCCCGAACGCGCGGTCGCGCTGCGCGCGCGGGAGAAAGGCGTTCAGTTCGCCGTGGAAGCGGAAGGTCGCGGTCGCCATCCGTCCAGTATCGCACCGCGCCCGGCCGGCGGCAGGCGCTGCAGACGGCCGGCATCTGTGTTTAACTCGCGGCTTCACGGAGCGAAGGAGCGGGCAATGGATCTCGGGTTTATCGGGCTGGGCGAAATGGGGCAGGCGATCGCGACGAACCTGCTGAAGGCGGGCCACACGGTGCGGGTCTGGAACCGGTCGCGCGAGCGTGCCGAGCCGCTCGCGGCGTTCGGCGCGCAGATCGTCGACACGCCGGCCGACGCGTTTCGCGGCGACGCGGTGTTTTCGATGCTCGGCGACGATGCCGCCGCGCGCGCGGTGTTCGACGACGCGCTGCTCGCGCAGGCGCCGCGGGGTCTGATCCACGTGAACATGGCGACGGTGTCGGTCGCGCTCGCCGAATCGCTCGCACATGCGCACGCATCGCGCGGCATCCACTATGTCGCTGCTCCCGTGATGGGGCGGCCCGACGTCGCCGCCGCCGCGCGCCTGACGATCATGGCCGGCGGCCCGGCCGAGGCGATCGACCGCGTGCAGCCGCTGTTCGACGCGATCGGCCAGAAGACCTGGCGGTTCGGTTCGCTGCCGCAGCATGCGAACGTCGCGAAGATTGCCGCGAACTTCACGCTCGCGTCGGCGATCGAGACGCTCGGCGAGGCGTCCGCGCTGCTGGGCGCGCACGGCGTCGCGATGCGCGACTTCCTCGACGTGATCACCAGCAGCGTGTTTCCGGGCCCCGTCTACGCCGGCTACGGCTCGATGATCGCCGAGCGGCAATACGAGCCCGCGCGCTTCAAGGCCCGGCTCGGGCTGAAGGACGTCCGCCTTGCGCTGGAAGCCGGCGACGCGACGTCGGTGCCGCTGCCGATCGCGAGCGTCGTGCGCGACAGCCTGCTCGATGCGCTCGCGCACGGCGGCGGCGACCAGGATTTCGCGGTGCTGGGTGAGGTCGCGCTGCGCCGCGCCGGCCGCTGACGCGCGACACAAGCGCCGTGCTCACGGCATAATCGACGTTTCGTTTTCCCGACATTCAGGCAGAGGCGGTCATGAACTTGCATACGTGGTGGCTTTTCGTGGCGACGGTGTTCGTCGTATCGGCGATTCCGGGTCCGAACATGCTGCTCGTGATGACGCACGGTGCGCGGCACGGGCTGCGGCGTTCGGCGTGGACGATGGCCGGCTGTCTTAGCGCGCTGGTACTGATGTTGTCGGTGTCGGCGGCGGGTCTCGGTGCCGTGCTCGAGGCGTGGCCGGCGATGTTCAATACGTTGCGCTTTGCGGGCGCGGCCTACCTGATCTACCTCGGCGTGAAGGCGTGGCGCGCGCGCGTCGACGACGAGCAGCCTGCCGACGACGTCGAAACCGTGTCGCGCCAGGTCGCGCCGGCATCGCGCGGGACGCTGTTCCGCAACGGTTTCCTGGTCGCGGGCAGCAATCCGAAGGCGATCCTGTTCGCGGCCGCGCTGCTGCCGCAGTTCATCAACGCGGCCGAACCGACGCTGCCGCAGTTCGGCATCCTCGTCGTCACGTTCGCGGTGATCGAGGTGAGCTGGTATCTCGTCTACGCGTCGTTCGGCACGCGCATCGGCGCGACGCTGAAGAGCCAGAGCGTCGCGAAGGTGTTCAACCGGCTGACGGGCGGGCTGTTCGTCGGCTTCGGTGCGATGATGGCGCTGGTCCGTCACTGATTTCGACCTGACCGGATTCGGGTGTGCCGAACGCCCCGTCCCTCGCAAGAGGGCGGGGCGTTCGGCTTTTCGGGGCCGCTTCAGGTCGGTCTACGCCCGCGGGCGAGTCAACGCAGTGTCGCCGGCCCCGCGTCCGGCCGCGAGCCCGAACACGGCGGCTGCGCCTGCGAAAGCGAAGCCTGCGCCGCACACCGCGCTCCATCCGCCCCAGGCCCACGCGCTACCCGCGAGCGCTGCCCCAAGTGCGCCGCCGACGAAGAACAGGCCGACGAACAGCCCGTTCAGGCGGCCGCGCGCGGCCGGGTTCAGCAGGTTGATCTCGCGGCGGCCGATCGTCTGGTCGACGATGACGCCCGCGTCCAGCAGCGCCGCACCGCCGGCCAGCAGCGCGAGCGCGACACCGCGATGCGCATGCGCGTCGAAGCCGAACCAGCCGGCGCCGGCGATGCCGAGCACGACGAGCGCGGCGAGCATCGTGCCGTGCGCGATCCGCTGCGCGGCCGGGCCGTGGCCATGGTCGCCGGCGCGGCCGGCGAGCGGCGTGACGATCGCGCCGCTGGCGCCGGCGAACGCGAACAGCGCGATCCCGTGCAGGTCGAGCGCGAACGGCGGCTGCGCGAGCCGCAGCCCGACGGCCGTCCAGAACGCGCTGAACGCGGCCATCGCGAGCGCGGCCGACAGCGCGTGCCGGCGCAGTACCGGTTCGTCGGCGAGCAGGCGCCCCATCGACGCGAGCAGCGCGCGGTAGCCGGCCGTGACCGGCGGGGTACGCGACGGCAGGCGCAGCGCGAGCACGACGGCGATCGCCGCATTCGCGACCGCCGCCAGCAGGTAGAACGCGCGCCAGCCGGCCGAGCCCGCGATCAGGCTCGCGAGCGGCCGCGACAGCAGGATGCCGAGCATCAGCCCGCTCATCACGTTGCCGACCGCGCGGCCGCGCTGCGCCTCGGGCGCCATCGACGCGGCCATCGGTACGAGCATCTGGATCACGCTCGACGCGGCGCCGGCTACGAGCGTCGCGAGCAGGAATACGGTGCCGGACCGCGTGAACGCGGGCAGCGCGAGCGCGGCCGCACACGCGGCAAGCGTCGCGATGATCAGGCGGCGGTTCTCGAGCAGGTCGACCAGCGGCACGAGCAGCACGAGCCCGGCCGCGTAGCCGAGCTGCGGCAGCATCGCGACGAGCCCGGCGAGGCCGGGCGGCAGCTGAAGGTCGGCGCTGATCGGGCCTGTCAGCGGTTGCGCGGCGAACAGGTCCATCACGATCACGCCGACCGTCGCGGCGAAGAACAGCGTCATCCCGGTGCTCAGCGCGGGTGGCGCGGCGACGGACGGAGGAACGGCGGCGGGGCAACGGTTGGCAGGGCAGTTCATCGGAAGCCTGGGAGAGGGGGCGAGGGAATCCCCATCGTAGGTGCCCGATGTTTATGCGACAATTGAAATATGTCTAACATGATTATGCGAGTTTGTTTTGAATACGCGTGATCTCCTGGCGTTCGTCGCGGTGGTCGACAGCGGGTCGATGGTCGCCGCGGCCGCGAAGCTCCACCTGACGCAGCCGGGCCTGACGCGGCGCGTGCAGAACCTCGAAACGCTGCTCGGCGTGCCGCTGCTCGAACGGCAAAGCAAGCCGCTGAAGCCGACCGCCGCCGGGCGAGACGTCTACGCGCTCGCGCGCAACGTGCTGGGTGCGGTCGACGAGCTGATGGCGGCCGGTGCGCCGGACAGCGAGCCGTCGGGCGAGTTGCGCATCGGCGTCCCGCCGTTCCTGTCCGAGCTGGCGCTCGAGCGGCCGATCGACCGGCTGCGCGACGCGTTCCCGCGCCTCACGCTGCGCGTGACGGCCGGCTGGTCGCCGGCACTGATGCAGGGCATCGAGCGCGGCGCGCTCGACGTCGCGGCCGTGATGGTGCCTGCGAGCGCGGTGCTGCCCGACGCGTTCACCGCGACGCTGCTCGCGACGCAGCCGACGGTGCTCGTCGCCGCGCGCGACTTTCCGCTGCCGGACGGTCCGCTGTCGCTTGACACGCTGTCGGGTTTTCCGTGGGTGCTGAGCCAGGACGGCTGCGGGATGCGTTCGGCGCTGAGCCGCGCGCTCGGCGCGGCCGGGCTGCCGTTCGACGTCGCGGTCGAGGCGTTCGGCTCGGAGCTGCAGCTGTCGCTGGTCGCGCGCGGCGCCGGTATCGGCATCGCCGCGCCGAATGCGCTGGCGCGCAGCGCGCATCGCGATGCATTGAGGGTCGTGGAAACGGCAGGGCTGGAAACGCGGATCAACGTGTGGATCGTGCACGGCACGCTGCCGGGCCGGCTGGTGCGGCCTGTCGCGCTGCTGCGCGACGCGCTGGGCGAGGTGCTTGACCGAGAGAACGGGAGAGGGTCGGATGCGCTAATGGCGAACTAGAGGCAGCATTCGAGGGAAAATCCTTATTTTCTCTACGGAAATGTTGCAATGCGGAAACCGATTCGCTAGAATTGCACCTGTCTCCTCCATGTCTCCTCTGATATGGATTCAGCCCGCCTCTTAGGCGGGCTTTTTTTTGCCTGCGATTTTGCCGCGGCAATCCATTCGCCGGCGCTTGCCGGCGTCAGAACTTGTACGTCATCCCGACGTAGCTGATGATCGGGTCGGCTTTCAGGTCCGATTTCGACTCGGCGAGCACCGAACCGTCGGCCGCCTTGATCGTCACCGTCGACGTCGTCTTCAGCGGGATGTAGGTCACCGACGCGACCAGCCCGAAATGCTCCGTCATGTTGTACTGCAGGCCCGCGTTGAACACCGGCTGCCATGACGACGACGCCTTCGCTTCCACCGATGTCGTACCCGGCTTGCCCGCACCCGCCGCGAGGATCGCGCCGAGGTTGTCCTGCGTCTGCTTGATGAAGTTCGTGTTGAGCTGCAGGTCGCTGAACCAGTTGTACGACACGCCGAGGCCGAGGAACGGCCGGAACTTCGCGGTCGCCTGCCCGAAGTAGTACTGCAGGATCACCGCGGGGCTCCACTGCCGCACGCTCTTCACGATCGGGTTGACCGAGCCCAGCCCGATGTTCTGCGTGCCGAGCGCGCCGGCAGGGCCGGGCGGCTTGATCGTGCCCTGGCCCGACACCTTGAACACCGGCGGCACGCCGGCCACCGACGTGACCGCGATGTGGTCGGTCAGGAAGTGGCTGACCGTCAGGCCGACGGTGTCGGCGCCGCTCGTGCGCAGCCCGGTGCCCGGCGACGTGAACGACGGCGGCAGCCGCAGCGGCGTGTTGATCGGCGTCGGCGCGACGTTGGTCGTCATCGGCGTGCTGCTCTGCTGCGGCATCACGTGGAACCAGCCCAGCGTGACGACGTTGCTGCCGGCGCTCTGTGCGTGCGCCGCGAGCGGCGCCAGCACGGCGGCGCCGGCCGCCGCGCGGAGAAGGGTTTTCTTCATCACGGCTTCCGCCTCCGCTTACTGGACGAACGCGCCGATCGTGAAATACGGCGTCGATCCCGCGTTATCGAGGAAACCGAACACGCCACCCGTGAAGATGAACTTGCCGGTCGGCGACGTGCTGCCCGAACCCGTGTGAATCGTCGTGACGGTACCCGGCACCTTCTGC
The DNA window shown above is from Burkholderia cepacia and carries:
- a CDS encoding MFS transporter, with translation MNCPANRCPAAVPPSVAAPPALSTGMTLFFAATVGVIVMDLFAAQPLTGPISADLQLPPGLAGLVAMLPQLGYAAGLVLLVPLVDLLENRRLIIATLAACAAALALPAFTRSGTVFLLATLVAGAASSVIQMLVPMAASMAPEAQRGRAVGNVMSGLMLGILLSRPLASLIAGSAGWRAFYLLAAVANAAIAVVLALRLPSRTPPVTAGYRALLASMGRLLADEPVLRRHALSAALAMAAFSAFWTAVGLRLAQPPFALDLHGIALFAFAGASGAIVTPLAGRAGDHGHGPAAQRIAHGTMLAALVVLGIAGAGWFGFDAHAHRGVALALLAGGAALLDAGVIVDQTIGRREINLLNPAARGRLNGLFVGLFFVGGALGAALAGSAWAWGGWSAVCGAGFAFAGAAAVFGLAAGRGAGDTALTRPRA
- a CDS encoding OmpW/AlkL family protein, which translates into the protein MKKTLLRAAAGAAVLAPLAAHAQSAGSNVVTLGWFHVMPQQSSTPMTTNVAPTPINTPLRLPPSFTSPGTGLRTSGADTVGLTVSHFLTDHIAVTSVAGVPPVFKVSGQGTIKPPGPAGALGTQNIGLGSVNPIVKSVRQWSPAVILQYYFGQATAKFRPFLGLGVSYNWFSDLQLNTNFIKQTQDNLGAILAAGAGKPGTTSVEAKASSSWQPVFNAGLQYNMTEHFGLVASVTYIPLKTTSTVTIKAADGSVLAESKSDLKADPIISYVGMTYKF
- a CDS encoding LysE family translocator; the encoded protein is MNLHTWWLFVATVFVVSAIPGPNMLLVMTHGARHGLRRSAWTMAGCLSALVLMLSVSAAGLGAVLEAWPAMFNTLRFAGAAYLIYLGVKAWRARVDDEQPADDVETVSRQVAPASRGTLFRNGFLVAGSNPKAILFAAALLPQFINAAEPTLPQFGILVVTFAVIEVSWYLVYASFGTRIGATLKSQSVAKVFNRLTGGLFVGFGAMMALVRH
- a CDS encoding NAD(P)-dependent oxidoreductase yields the protein MDLGFIGLGEMGQAIATNLLKAGHTVRVWNRSRERAEPLAAFGAQIVDTPADAFRGDAVFSMLGDDAAARAVFDDALLAQAPRGLIHVNMATVSVALAESLAHAHASRGIHYVAAPVMGRPDVAAAARLTIMAGGPAEAIDRVQPLFDAIGQKTWRFGSLPQHANVAKIAANFTLASAIETLGEASALLGAHGVAMRDFLDVITSSVFPGPVYAGYGSMIAERQYEPARFKARLGLKDVRLALEAGDATSVPLPIASVVRDSLLDALAHGGGDQDFAVLGEVALRRAGR
- a CDS encoding Mut7-C RNAse domain-containing protein, whose product is MATATFRFHGELNAFLPRAQRDRAFGQACARDATVKHAIEALGVPHTEIGRLYVNDAPAALDQPLGDGHRVEAFPERAQPVANGATAPQAAPWRFVADAHLGGLAQLLRLAGFDTCYDNHYRDDELAALATREGRIVLTRDRELLKRRAVVRGCYLHALQPADQLRELFERLDLAPHMRPFRLCLRCNAPLHPLDAAAAAPRVPDGVRQRHRRFAACDVCRRVFWEGSHWRRMRAVVDAMRTPPPSSAPLPGERDA
- a CDS encoding LysR family transcriptional regulator encodes the protein MNTRDLLAFVAVVDSGSMVAAAAKLHLTQPGLTRRVQNLETLLGVPLLERQSKPLKPTAAGRDVYALARNVLGAVDELMAAGAPDSEPSGELRIGVPPFLSELALERPIDRLRDAFPRLTLRVTAGWSPALMQGIERGALDVAAVMVPASAVLPDAFTATLLATQPTVLVAARDFPLPDGPLSLDTLSGFPWVLSQDGCGMRSALSRALGAAGLPFDVAVEAFGSELQLSLVARGAGIGIAAPNALARSAHRDALRVVETAGLETRINVWIVHGTLPGRLVRPVALLRDALGEVLDRENGRGSDALMAN